Below is a window of Fervidobacterium pennivorans DSM 9078 DNA.
TCACCTGTCAATGCAACCTTACCATCGACATACACATGGACCTTATCAACATCCAGGTAATTTAAGATCCTCGCATAGTGTGTAATTATCAGCAACGAAGTGCCTTCCTCTTTCAGTTTATTAATCTGCTCCGCAACAATTCTCAACGCATCAACATCTAGACCCGAATCAATCTCATCCAAAATCAAAAGCTTTGGTTTCAGAAATCTAGCCTGTAATATTTCTCCCTTTTTCCTTTCGCCACCGGAGAATCCGAGGTTAACAAATCTTTCCAGAAATTCTGATGGAAGACCAACTTCGTTCAAAAGTGCTTTCATCTCTTTGTCGAGTTGGAAGAAAGTTTTATCCTCTCCGTGTAACTTGCGGTACGCAATTAAAAGTAGCTGGTCGAGTTTAACTCCTTCAATTTCGTAAGGATTTTGGAACGTCATCATTATTCCTTTCTGGGCTCTTTCATCCGTTCTTAAATCGAGTATCGATTCACCTTCAAACAATATATCACCAGTGACAACTTCGTATTTCGGATTTCCCATAATCACATTTGCGAGCGTTGACTTACCTGACCCATTTGGTCCCATTATCGCATGAACTTCTCCAACACCTATTTCCAAGTTTACCCCTTTCAGTATAACTTTCTCTTCATCTCTCAGCTTTGCAACCAAATCTTTTACTTGCAACAGCATAATCACACCTCCAACAATTAGTCATTTTTATCTACTTAGTTATTCCTAATTTATTATACCATATGGTATTGGATTGTAAAGTAGACTATGTATAAATTTTGTAAGATGGGGGGAGATGAGGTATAATAATAAAGCGACATTATCTTAGTATAGGGGGGAGGTTCTATGGCGAAGTCTTCGAGATTAACAACTATGATTATCGTGCTTATTCCAGTAGCGGTAGGTATAAACTACGCAGGTAAGTTTTTTGCAGAGGCTTTGAAACTTCCTCTTTGGCTTGATTCTATAGGAACTGTACTTGCAGCTATGCTTGCTGGTCCGATTGTTGGTGGTATCAGTGGGGCGATCAACAACATTATTTACGGTTTGACTGCTGGGCCTGTATCTTTTATATACGCACTTACAAGCATTGGAATTGGTGTTACAGCAGGTTTGCTTTACAAAGCAAAGATGTTTGAGAACGCGTTCAGAGCTTTGATAAGTGGTTTAATTATAGCTATTGTTGCAACGGTTATATCTGTTCCTATAAATGTCATTTTTTGGGAAGGTCAGACGGGTAATGTGTGGGGAGACGCGCTTTTTGCTTTCCTTAGGTCTAAAAACGTTGGTATTTGGTTGGCTTCTTTCTTTGACGAGCTCGTAGTAGATTTGGTGGACAAGGTTCTTACAGTTTTCATTGCCTATGGAATTTTCAGAGCACTACCAAAATCGTTAATATATAACTTTAGACAGGAGCAGTAACTCATGGTTTGCTTCTGGAGGTTAGGGCTTTGAAAACAGTAAGTCTTTATGTGGACAAAGACACTTTTGTTCACAAGCTTGAACCTGTGACAAAACTCTGGTATGCATTTACATCTGTTATTTTGAGCTTTATATTCCCATCCATTTGGATGGGACTTCTCTTTCTTTCAATTTCCGTTTTTCTTTCACTTGTGGCGCGTGTTTTAAAAAATATGGTTGGATTTGTAAGTGCTGTCTTGGTTGTTTCACTGACGATGTTGGTGATTCAAGGAATGTTTTACAAAGAAAATGCCACGCTTGTTTTTACAATCGGTGACTTGAAATTTTACAAAGAAGGCTTGGTCCATGCAACGTTGCTTATAATACGCATTGTAAATATGATAACAGCTTTTGGATTGTTGATATTAACGACCAGACCTTCAGATATGGTGACAAACCTTGTTCAGAAAGGGTTGTCACCAAAGCTAGGTTATATCCTATCATCAGTTCTCCAAATCATTCCTCAAATGCTCTCCGCTGCATCAACAATAATAGATGCCCAACGTTCAAGAGGTCTTGAGACAGAAGGAAACTTTTCTCAAAAATTAAAAGCTTTTTTTGCTCTTATCGGTCCTCTTGTTTTGAGTTCCCTTGTTGAAGCAAGGGAAAGAGCGGTTGCTATTGAAGTGAGAGGATTCGGTGCCACTAAAAGACCTACATTTGTTAAATTGATACCGGAAACGCGTACCGACAGGTTTGTTAAATTTATAATGAAATTTGTTTTGGTCATCGCTGTTGTTTGGAGGGTTACCTTGTGGATACTGAAGTGAAAAAAATCGTTGTAGAAAACCTTTCATACACATATCCACTTTCCAAAATAAAAGCTCTAGATAACGTTAGTTTCTCGATTTTTCCAGGAGAGTCTGTGGGGATTATCGGCAGGAACGGAGCTGGTAAATCTACGTTGTGTTTGGCGCTTACAGGATTGGTACCTTCATTTTTCGGTGGAAAACGTTCGGGTAGAGTGCTTATCGATGGGACAGATGTGCTTGATATTCCTAAAGAAAAATTGGTAAGAAAAATAGGTTTGGTTCTTCAAAATCCATTTTCACAAATCAGTGGAGCAAAAATGACTGTCTTTGAGGAAGTAGCATTTGGGTTAGAAAACGTTGGCTTGGAAAGAGATGAAATACTTGAAAAGGTTGAGAAAATTCTTCGCCGGTTGGACCTTTGGAGCAAAAGAGACCAAAACCCTTTTGAACTTTCCGGAGGACAGTTACAAAGACTTGCTATTGCTAGTGTGCTCGCATTGGAACCAGAGATTTTAGTATTAGACGAACCAACGTCACAACTTGACCCGCAAGGGACAACGGAAGTTTTTGAAGTGTTATCTGAGTTGAAGAAAATGGGAATTACAATAATCTTAGTAGAACATAAATTTGAAAAGCTTGTTGAACATGTGGACAAGCTTATTTTTCTTCACGAAGGAAAACTGATAGGTTTTAGCACTCCTGAAGAGATTTTTTCAATGAGGGAAATAGATGAATACAATGTTGGTGAACCAATATACACATCTGTGTGTAAAAAACTAAACGCAAGAAAGCCTAATGGCAAATATCCAGTGCATTTTGAAGAAGCGGTTGAAGTATTGAAAGGAGCTCTCAAAAGGCATGGCACAAATGGTTAATGAAAGGTCGATAAAAATTGAAAATTTGTGGTTTGCATACAAAAGCGAAGAATATGTTCTCAAAGGGATTTCGCTTACCATTGATGAGAGACCTACTGCTATTGTTGGTCAAAATGGTGCTGGTAAGACTACTTTTGTAAAGCTATTAAAGGCTCTTTTGAAACCAACGAAGGGCGATATCTGGATATTTGGTCAAAATACAAAAGATACAACTGCTGCAAAGCTTGCAAAGACGGTTGGTTTGGTTTTCCAAAATCCATCGGATCAAATATTCAAAAGCAAGGTTTTGGACGAGGTCATGTTTGGACCGTTGAATGTTTTTAAAGATAAACATAAGGCCTACGAAAACTCGTTAAGGGCTCTTGAAATTGTGGGACTTAGTGATAAAAAAGAAGAACATCCGTATGATTTAACCCTTTCTGAAAGAAAACTTCTTTGCCTTGCATCAGTTCTTGCTATGGAACCAGAAGTGATAATACTTGACGAACCCACTATTGCTCAAGATAGATATTCAACAAAGTTAATATCCGAAATTATTCAACAACTTGTATCATTAAGAAAGTTTGTAATAACAATTACCCATGATATGGACTTTGTCCTTGAGAATTTTTCCAGAACGATAGTTTTTACCGATGGTGTTGTAATATCAGATGGTGAAACTGAAAAGGTGCTATCTGATGATAGAGCTTTGGAGAAGGCGCACTTAGAAGTACCATGGCTTATAAAATTAGCTCGGAGAATTGGTGTTAATTATGATGAGATAAAAAATTTGAGAGTTTGAGAAGCTGGAGGGGATTTCGATGCTGAATTCTTTCGTTTTGCTATTTATCGCTGTGATTGTTCTCAAGGTGTTGTGGGATATCACCCTTGATCTTATAAACATGCGATACTCCACAAGTCCAAATGCGAAGATACCAGATGTGCTAAAAGACAAGATTTCCGAGGAAGATTTTGAAAAAGCAAAGAGGTATCTCAAAGATAGAGTTACCCTCGGGGTGATTATGAAGATTACATCGCTTATTCTCACATTGGTTTACGTGTTTTTCCTATTTCCATTTCTTGAAAAAGTCCTGGAAAGCAAGGGATCATTCATAGTCCAGTCGCTATTATTCTTTGGAATCTATGCTTTGATTGATTATTTAGTTGAACTGCCATTCAAAGTGTATTCCATCTTTGTTATTGAACAAAAATACGGCTTCAACACAACAACTCCAAAATTATTTGTAAGAGACCAGATAATCGGAATCATACTTGGAGTTATCATAGGTGTGCCCATAATTTCCATCATGATGTGGCTTTTGAACAAGTTTACAGTCTGGTGGTGGCAACTTTCGATACTATCGACTGCATTCTTGTTGTTCTTCATGATTATCCAACCGTTAGTTATAGCTCCCCTCTTTTACAAATTTTCCGAATTGGATGATGAGGAGTTAAAATCGAAATTGCGAGCATTGTTGGATAAGTCGGGTGTTAAGGTTCCACATATTTACAAAATGGATGCGTCCAAGCGAACAAAAAAGCAGAATGCTTATCTCACCGGTATTGGAAAGTCAAGGCGACTCGTGTTGTTCGATACGATTTTGAGCTACAATCATGATGAAGTTCTTTCGATTGTTGGACACGAGCTTGGACATCATGTGAAAAAGCATATACCGAAACTTCTGTTAATAGACATTGTATTCATATCATTTGTGCTTTACATTACAAACGTAGTTTACCGATTTATTCTCGAAACGAGAATTTTTGGAGTTTCTCAGCCATACACAGTATTCGCTTATTCTTTTTTATTCGTTTCATCGCTGGTGTTTTTCTTAGAACCAATTTTGAATTACCTTTCCCGAAAGATGGAATACGAAGCGGATGAATACTCTGCCAAACTATTAGGCACTCCAGAACCTTTGATATCTTCTTTGAAAAGATTAGTAAAAGAGAATCTATCAAATCCCAACCCAATGCCACTTTACAAGGTCTGGCATTACAACCATCCTGCACCAGAAGAGAGGATTAAAAGGTTGATGGAAATGGGGGTAATTGATAGAGATGGCTAGAAAACGTCAAAAACAAACTACCTCACTAAGTAGTGTTCTAATTGCAATTATTGTAGCACTTGTTCTGTTTTTCCAATCACAAGGTGAATACAAAAAGTGTTACGTTGTTGAAGTTGTTGATGGGGATACTCTAAAGGTAAACTTGGCTGGTGAAGAGTACAAAGTTAGACTTATCGGAGTTAACACACCAGAGACCAACCACCCTGTTAAACGCGTAGAACCATATGGTCCTGAAGCAAAAGCCTTCACAAAGAAAATGCTAACAGGAAGAACAGTTTACTTGGAATTCGATGTCCAAGAAAAGGATAGATATGGAAGACTACTTGCGTACGTTTGGCTCGAAAAACCAAGTCAGATAACTGATGAAGAGATAAGAACCAAGATGTTCAATGCGATACTTCTTCTTGAAGGCTACGCACAAGTTATGACGGTCCAGCCCAATGTAAAGTATGTTGATTACTTCTTGCAGTATCAACGCGAAGCAATGGAAGCTGGCAGAGGTTTGTGGGGACTTGCAGTGTATCAAAAAAGCAAGAAGAAAAAATAATTCGTGGGCATTGATTAAATACAATAA
It encodes the following:
- a CDS encoding energy-coupling factor ABC transporter ATP-binding protein; this encodes MAQMVNERSIKIENLWFAYKSEEYVLKGISLTIDERPTAIVGQNGAGKTTFVKLLKALLKPTKGDIWIFGQNTKDTTAAKLAKTVGLVFQNPSDQIFKSKVLDEVMFGPLNVFKDKHKAYENSLRALEIVGLSDKKEEHPYDLTLSERKLLCLASVLAMEPEVIILDEPTIAQDRYSTKLISEIIQQLVSLRKFVITITHDMDFVLENFSRTIVFTDGVVISDGETEKVLSDDRALEKAHLEVPWLIKLARRIGVNYDEIKNLRV
- a CDS encoding energy-coupling factor ABC transporter ATP-binding protein codes for the protein MDTEVKKIVVENLSYTYPLSKIKALDNVSFSIFPGESVGIIGRNGAGKSTLCLALTGLVPSFFGGKRSGRVLIDGTDVLDIPKEKLVRKIGLVLQNPFSQISGAKMTVFEEVAFGLENVGLERDEILEKVEKILRRLDLWSKRDQNPFELSGGQLQRLAIASVLALEPEILVLDEPTSQLDPQGTTEVFEVLSELKKMGITIILVEHKFEKLVEHVDKLIFLHEGKLIGFSTPEEIFSMREIDEYNVGEPIYTSVCKKLNARKPNGKYPVHFEEAVEVLKGALKRHGTNG
- a CDS encoding energy-coupling factor transporter transmembrane component T family protein, translating into MKTVSLYVDKDTFVHKLEPVTKLWYAFTSVILSFIFPSIWMGLLFLSISVFLSLVARVLKNMVGFVSAVLVVSLTMLVIQGMFYKENATLVFTIGDLKFYKEGLVHATLLIIRIVNMITAFGLLILTTRPSDMVTNLVQKGLSPKLGYILSSVLQIIPQMLSAASTIIDAQRSRGLETEGNFSQKLKAFFALIGPLVLSSLVEARERAVAIEVRGFGATKRPTFVKLIPETRTDRFVKFIMKFVLVIAVVWRVTLWILK
- a CDS encoding M48 family metallopeptidase, producing the protein MLNSFVLLFIAVIVLKVLWDITLDLINMRYSTSPNAKIPDVLKDKISEEDFEKAKRYLKDRVTLGVIMKITSLILTLVYVFFLFPFLEKVLESKGSFIVQSLLFFGIYALIDYLVELPFKVYSIFVIEQKYGFNTTTPKLFVRDQIIGIILGVIIGVPIISIMMWLLNKFTVWWWQLSILSTAFLLFFMIIQPLVIAPLFYKFSELDDEELKSKLRALLDKSGVKVPHIYKMDASKRTKKQNAYLTGIGKSRRLVLFDTILSYNHDEVLSIVGHELGHHVKKHIPKLLLIDIVFISFVLYITNVVYRFILETRIFGVSQPYTVFAYSFLFVSSLVFFLEPILNYLSRKMEYEADEYSAKLLGTPEPLISSLKRLVKENLSNPNPMPLYKVWHYNHPAPEERIKRLMEMGVIDRDG
- a CDS encoding ECF transporter S component; the encoded protein is MAKSSRLTTMIIVLIPVAVGINYAGKFFAEALKLPLWLDSIGTVLAAMLAGPIVGGISGAINNIIYGLTAGPVSFIYALTSIGIGVTAGLLYKAKMFENAFRALISGLIIAIVATVISVPINVIFWEGQTGNVWGDALFAFLRSKNVGIWLASFFDELVVDLVDKVLTVFIAYGIFRALPKSLIYNFRQEQ
- the sufC gene encoding Fe-S cluster assembly ATPase SufC: MLLQVKDLVAKLRDEEKVILKGVNLEIGVGEVHAIMGPNGSGKSTLANVIMGNPKYEVVTGDILFEGESILDLRTDERAQKGIMMTFQNPYEIEGVKLDQLLLIAYRKLHGEDKTFFQLDKEMKALLNEVGLPSEFLERFVNLGFSGGERKKGEILQARFLKPKLLILDEIDSGLDVDALRIVAEQINKLKEEGTSLLIITHYARILNYLDVDKVHVYVDGKVALTGDKSLAYEVEETGYAIVNGTVDASSSK
- a CDS encoding thermonuclease family protein; the encoded protein is MARKRQKQTTSLSSVLIAIIVALVLFFQSQGEYKKCYVVEVVDGDTLKVNLAGEEYKVRLIGVNTPETNHPVKRVEPYGPEAKAFTKKMLTGRTVYLEFDVQEKDRYGRLLAYVWLEKPSQITDEEIRTKMFNAILLLEGYAQVMTVQPNVKYVDYFLQYQREAMEAGRGLWGLAVYQKSKKKK